Proteins encoded together in one Penicillium digitatum chromosome 1, complete sequence window:
- a CDS encoding Spindle-pole body protein (Pcp1), putative, with protein sequence MAFPYIDTPRTEYDGNATYLTTGLRSAGRHHLSALDSLENSFQTPSKDNDVIKGFDKRVTPRAGAASKSARSALRHLPTTAPAKGEFTPLMKSATKNNLLRNMSARGTDGPKTPGYQRETHRSNAHTPGLPAMDMSDIYEEDRTMEEATPVPHAASSSAQSTPLPGYSGRNGGVLGDGGNNLSLKDQAMAIDQLSKVNFSLKLRIHFMEEQLQKAGPEYNNEALKENRELKVLRLTMQRDISRYRKSLQQAEKDLEDYQLQLVELKEKSWREQADQTVQREMDLIREELESRDNELREARDELRQIKDTQAQEAEKLRDSIEDLEASSREKDRLLEEREEELEDLKRHAEENGAASELQLELDRAKDQMQELHDSLAQAKSETKESVNAAKQAIEEKNRAEEELRELQDEMSNKSFTTKGLSRQMEDRTEKLEEEIRELQRENDALRTELQSKTNHATLLEERYQTIQHGLEDNANQLVEDLDVARRDRDQARQDLKTTSARLQEALDELQRGTDEKELLQTRHHALTDESGGLQIELDRAQSRIRELQKAVQDATTRAQDEGHNIRWQHKAEIERLQDEIENLHHEIEEKEGRFAVDQSRWESSKRTLQSEKAWAEGQAADLKRTIDTLQEAGSTHSGKESRLQEAIDSEKKRYTQEKAMLNRQIHDLKDDLDKTRRDLDEKRDELLTVKQDARVSKREEQALADKVRALEDEVIVLQSSLADEQELAKGRQNGTSDLDKNLEKSIAERQKLRDQLANAHVEIFDLKASVQEIEAERIELQAQLDRVQNADDTTRFDRDKLELRKNVTRLDNELKVLRDAKASLEDQLISESERFAAEEGRLSAEIDRLQDKLLAGSGNRDRELTSAKTKVQRLERRAQELEALLEQQLPVVENEQSATHGELSLLRHSLEEARKREKILIQRESKQKSSAQSYKSRVDELEKDLHEAMMNKFELHSPHNSPSNKLHEELRSLRKQVTEAHRSLQKVNAKNRELERAAMKEEDQKDFHELLRSSTLEAESLALKLSEREARLSELKTHVRRIREERDVHKREAEAATKNLDMLQRRHDEILEKTSLSKSTNKTKHEKEIRGLGKEIIWLRARLQREEKFRRDLAWSKGLMELGERVRVACNDADLRMISEMGVQARDRAPVRTPRQKLKSAISLVRAAVRMKKMSSDWKRTKKLGEGLKRAKTEMLKRRDSSNKSLLGQ encoded by the exons ATGGCCTTCCCCTACATCGACACGCCGCGCACCGAATACGACGGCAACGCGACTTACCTCACAACCGGGCTTCGCAGTGCGGGGCGGCATCACTTGTCTGCCCTCGATTCTCTTGAAAATTCCTTTCAAACACCATCCAAAGACAATGATGTGATTAAAGGTTTTGACAAACGCGTCACTCCGCGCGCCGGTGCTGCTTCGAAGTCAGCGAGAAGCGCGTTACGACATCTTCCAACAACAGCCCCCGCGAAGGGAGAGTTTACTCCATTGATGAAGAGCGCGACAAAGAACAATCTTTTGAGAAATATGTCTGCACGAGGAACAGATGGTCCGAAGACCCCGGGATATCAGCGAGAGACCCATCGCAGCAACGCCCACACACCCGGCTTGCCTGCTATGGACATGTCTGATATATACGAGGAGGATCGGACGATGGAAGAGGCAACCCCGGTTCCGCATGCTGCAAGCAGTAGTGCGCAAAGCACACCACTGCCCGGGTATTCAGGACGCAACGGAGGAGTCCTCGGTGATGGAGGGAACAATTTGTCGCTCAAGGACCAAGCTATG GCCATTGACCAACTAAGCAAAGTTAATTTCAGTTTGAAGCTGAGAATTCACTTCATGGAAGAACAGCTCCAAAAAGCTGGTCCGGAATACAACAACGAAGCCCTTAAAGAAAACAGGGAGCTCAAGGTCTTGCGACTCACGATGCAACGCGATATTTCTCGATACCGGAAGAGCCTCCAGCAGGCAGAGAAAGACCTCGAGGACTACCAGCTACAATTGGTGGAATTAAAGGAGAAATCATGGAGGGAGCAAGCGGATCAGACGGTACAGCGTGAAATGGATCTGATTCGCGAAGAGCTTGAATCGCGTGACAATGAACTTCGAGAAGCGCGCGACGAATTGAGGCAAATCAAAGATACCCAAGCGCAAGAGGCCGAAAAACTTCGTGACAGTATTGAGGACCTAGAAGCAAGCTCGAGAGAGAAGGATCGGCTCCTTGAGGAACGTGAAGAAGAACTTGAGGATCTGAAACGTCACGCCGAGGAGAATGGTGCAGCTTCAGAGCTCCAACTTGAGCTAGACCGCGCCAAGGATCAGATGCAAGAGCTCCATGATAGTCTTGCCCAGGCCAAGTCCGAAACCAAAGAGTCAGTAAATGCCGCAAAGCAGGCtattgaagagaagaatcgcGCCGAGGAGGAGTTAAGAGAATTGCAGGACGAAATGTCGAACAAATCCTTTACCACTAAAGGACTGAGCCGACAAATGGAGGACAGGACCGAAAAGCTTGAAGAAGAGATACGCGAGCTGCAACGAGAGAATGATGCTCTAAGGACAGAATTGCAGAGTAAAACCAACCATGCGACTCTCCTCGAAGAGCGTTATCAAACTATTCAACATGGACTGGAAGATAACGCCAACCAACTTGTTGAAGACCTTGACGTGGCCAGGCGTGATCGTGATCAAGCCCGACAGGATCTAAAAACTACTTCTGCTCGACTACAGGAGGCCTTGGATGAACTCCAGCGTGGAACAGACGAAAAAGAACTCCTTCAAACTCGCCATCATGCGCTGACCGATGAATCGGGAGGACTACAAATCGAACTCGACCGTGCACAATCCAGAATCCGCGAACTCCAAAAAGCGGTTCAAGACGCCACAACTCGCGCTCAGGATGAAGGGCACAACATTCGCTGGCAGCACAAGGCGGAAATTGAACGGCTGCAAGATGAGATCGAAAACCTTCACCACGAAATTGAGGAGAAGGAAGGTCGATTTGCAGTCGATCAAAGTCGCTGGGAAAGCAGCAAGCGGACTCTGCAATCAGAGAAAGCATGGGCAGAAGGCCAAGCGGCAGACTTGAAGCGCACTATCGACACTCTTCAGGAAGCCGGCAGCACACACTCTGGGAAAGAATCTCGGCTACAAGAGGCCATTGACAGCGAGAAAAAGCGCTACACGCAAGAAAAGGCTATGCTGAATCGCCAAATCCACGATCTTAAAGACGACCTTGATAAGACAAGACGCGACCTTGATGAAAAACGAGACGAGCTTCTTACGGTGAAGCAGGATGCTCGAGTATCTAAGCGCGAAGAGCAAGCACTTGCAGACAAGGTGCGTGCTTTGGAGGACGAGGTAATTGTTTTACAATCCAGTCTGGCGGATGAGCAAGAACTTGCCAAGGGTCGACAAAATGGGACATCTGACCTGGACAAAAACCTGGAAAAGTCCATCGCCGAGAGACAGAAGCTCCGTGATCAACTTGCAAATGCTCATGTTGAGATATTTGACTTGAAGGCTTCGGTGCAGGAGATTGAGGCTGAACGCATCGAGCTCCAAGCACAACTCGACCGAGTCCAGAATGCAGATGACACCACCCGATTTGACCGCGACAAACTTGAACTACGCAAAAATGTCACAAGACTTGATAACGAACTCAAAGTATTGCGAGATGCCAAAGCGTCCCTTGAGGATCAGCTCATCTCAGAAAGTGAACGATTTGCAGCAGAGGAGGGTCGTCTTTCGGCTGAAATTGATCGCCTTCAGGACAAATTGCTTGCTGGCTCAGGTAACCGAGATCGAGAACTCACTTCAGCCAAGACAAAGGTACAGCGCCTGGAGCGTCGCGCCCAAGAACTGGAAGCTCTTCTTGAGCAGCAGCTGCCCGTGGTTGAGAATGAACAATCTGCCACACATGGGGAGCTCTCTTTACTTCGACACAGCTTAGAGGAGGCTAGGAAACGTGAAAAGATCCTCATCCAGCGTGAATCCAAGCAGAAATCTTCTGCGCAAAGCTACAAGTCCCGAGTTGACGAACTAGAAAAGGATCTTCATGAGGCGATGATGAACAAATTCGAGTTGCACTCCCCACACAATTCACCATCAAACAAGCTTCATGAAGAGCTTCGCAGTCTACGAAAACAAGTAACTGAAGCACATCGATCTCTCCAGAAGGTGAACGCGAAGAACCGAGAACTAGAACGTGCCGCGATGAAAGAAGAGGACCAAAAGGACTTCCATGAGCTCCTCAGATCCTCCACTCTCGAGGCCGAATCATTAGCCCTGAAATTATCCGAACGGGAAGCGCGCCTGAGTGAATTGAAGACACATGTGCGCCGGATTCGCGAAGAACGAGATGTCCATAAGCGCGAGGCCGAAGCAGCAACCAAAAATCTCGACATGTTGCAAAGACGCCACGACGAAATTCTCGAGAAAACCTCCCTGTCCAAGTCAACCAACAAGACCAAGCATGAAAAAGAAATCCGAGGCCTGGGCAAGGAGATTATCTGGCTTCGCGCTCGCCTGCAGCGCGAGGAAAAGTTCCGCCGCGATCTTGCCTGGAGCAAGGGCTTGATGGAACTTGGTGAACGCGTTCGAGTTGCATG CAACGATGCCGATCTCCGCATGATTTCTGAAATGGGCGTGCAGGCCCGTGACAGAGCTCCTGTCCGCACTCCACGCCAAAAATTAAAATCCGCCATATCTCTTGTGAGGGCCGCTGTTCgcatgaagaagatgagcaGCGATTGGAAGCGAACCAAGAAACTGGGCGAGGGCTTGAAGCGTGCTAAGACCGAAATGCTAAAGCGCCGTGATAGCTCAAATAAGAGCTTACTTGGCCAGTAG
- a CDS encoding Regulatory factor Sgt1, putative — protein sequence MTSEEDLAWFQSTFRPIPKPELPDDAVEYSIYHIPPSPTPAVIDEAAETRARLLEVQRTAADLTKDLLKDYIWQREAFRLEITKANGITSLQGRTTFGDSIEDEWVIVYFLRELTRRHKDIWIKVVDGDGEFLLIEAAGTLPAWIEPDVAENRVWINQGELRIIKPKQEAKRQVTEKISLSEARKIIKDEPSRLLRSTIIQEEAFYRLRKYPQQISENLHSAIVTIPRKAAFLLHQKPAYISPAVEAFYVRDPIALRPLRAKDASDLVFKPDDLVDVSVRFTRVGYAQLKSQEFPVPNTWAGKLPSTEDHKAYERAEAGMKLACGFEMLLHDPQNQDKPAVREMKFLLEDVETGDEPLPTDQEIQETWDKREDDEKWLDINYEDLETELKGRGEGKGEDAGKFGDSSAQENLQRIVARFEEFLNDNSAGFDGADFIDDFESDSDVDDDEDEDVDSEGEDKDASFNEEEFSRMMKEMMGMPSGTDSIRKRVEDLDSDGEDDTEQIKELSRRMEAELQGTGILDLNRRPRELSSDEASAFKRKVSSEDDEDENININLAKNLLESLQGQAGASGPAGNMLSMMNMRMPKYDRP from the exons ATGACTTCCGAAGAGGATCTCGCATGGTTCCAATCAACCTTCCGTCCTATCCCCAAACCAGAGCTCCCCGATGACGCTGTCGAGTACTCGATTTATCATATCCCACCCTCCCCCACCCCCGCCGTTATCGATGAAGCTGCCGAGACCCGGGCACGATTGCTTGAGGTGCAACGTACAGCAGCAGATTTAACCAAAGATTTGCTCAAGGATTACATTTGGCAGCGGGAAGCCTTTCGATTGGAAATTACAAAAGCAAATG GAATTACCTCACTACAGGGTCGTACCACCTTTGGCGACTCTATTGAAGATGAATGGGTCATTGTGTACTTCCTCCGTGAACTGACCAGGCGGCACAAAGATATCTGGATCAAAGTGGTGGACGGCGATGGCGAGTTTCTTCTCATTGAGGCTGCGGGAACACTCCCGGCATGGATAGAGCCAGATGTCGCAGAAAACAGG GTGTGGATCAATCAAGGAGAGCTCCGAATCATCAAGCCCAAGCAGGAGGCGAAGAGGCAGGTCACCGAGAAAATCTCACTTTCAGAGGCACGAAAAATTATCAAGGACGAACCCAGTCGCCTTCTCCGCTCGACTATAATTCAAGAAGAGGCTTTTTACCGTTTACGCAAGTACCCTCAGCAAATCAGCGAAAATCTTCACTCCGCCATCGTCACAATTCCTCGCAAGGCTGCATTCCTTCTACACCAAAAGCCAGCCTATATTTCACCTGCTGTGGAGGCCTTTTATGTTCGTGATCCGATCGCTCTGCGACCACTACGAGCGAAGGATGCGTCCGACCTTGTGTTCAAGCCGGATGACTTGGTCGATGTCAGTGTTCGATTTACCCGTGTCGGATATGCGCAACTCAAAAGCCAGGAATTTCCTGTGCCAAATACCTGGGCGGGCAAGCTGCCCTCAACGGAGGATCACAAAGCATATGAGCGAGCGGAAGCGGGAATGAAACTTGCGTGTGGATTCGAGATGCTGCTGCATGACCCTCAAAATCAAGATAAGCCTGCAGTCAGGGAAATGAAGTTCCTGCTCGAGGATGTGGAAACAGGGGACGAACCCCTTCCAACCGATCAAGAGATTCAAGAAACCTGGGACAAGCgagaagatgatgagaaaTGGCTCGATATCAACTATGAAGATCTGGAGACAGAGCTGAAAGGAAGGGGTGAAGGAAAGGGAGAAGATGCTGGCAAATTCGGTGACTCTAGTGCCCAGGAAAACCTTCAACGGATCGTGGCTCGCTTTGAGGAGTTCCTGAATGACAATTCAGCGGGCTTCGATGGTGCCGATTttattgatgactttgagtCTGATTCTGAcgtcgatgatgatgaagacgaggacgTCGACAGTGAAGGCGAGGATAAGGACGCGTCATTCAATGAAGAGGAATTCTCCAGGATGATGAAGGAGATGATGGGCATGCCCTCTGGCACCGATTCCATCCGCAAACGAGTGGAAGACCTCGACTCGGATGGGGAAGACGACACGGAGCAAATCAAGGAGCTTTCTCGACGAATGGAGGCGGAATTGCAGGGGACGGGTATCCTTGATCTCAACCGGCGCCCGCGAGAATTGTCCTCTGACGAAGCAAGTGCTTTCAAACGAAAGGTCTCcagtgaagatgacgaggatgagaacatcaacatcaacctcGCAAAGAACCTGTTGGAGAGCCTTCAAGGCCAAGCTGGAGCCTCTGGTCCGGCGGGCAATATGCTGTCAATGATGAACATGCGCATGCCCAAATATGATCGTCCTTGA
- a CDS encoding Folliculin, with amino-acid sequence MDFILSLTHFCEVHGPTSIICSQVLPFSCPQCHLESDHSPLGTPASHESRFDHESRSQKSAELKSPRIEDHPYFLKGHLATSEEKANRGGANGDTCASCSLSLPENVSKQLPPGAPGSRDAKGNSTSPVLRSRELVYSCGSNHTELDDETDYHTHASPPDSIHSASVASDASCHTHIHTYLSQRGPPNPADYALLRRSSIRTLSCELLPRGLSSGPICFGDGVAGYTIAYIFRLPDPMARGKRRSYALVALAGRDAGRAFRACPIIWRAFGRIATSIVLAAERFQEDEKTRDEQYNPGRQPGRQYPPISSFLTGRGMDPAGRRAAGQIRARNLAEIVGNEYIFTELHAHFVALLQQLGSMFGGIPLNEERFVCSTVGDEESGSPSQPVLVSKASQLKDDQKYDGNDIDMSNLEISAGPKAIPIAPRRPVMA; translated from the exons ATGGATTTCATT CTCTCTTTGACGCACTTCTGTGAGGTGCATGGTCCTACCTCTATCATTTGCTCGCAGGTCCTACCTTTTTCATGCCCGCAATGTCATCTCGAATCCGACCACTCTCCCCTGGGTACCCCGGCTTCTCACGAGTCTCGCTTCGATCACGAGTCTCGGTCTCAGAAATCTGCCGAGTTGAAGTCGCCCAGAATTGAAGATCACCCGTATTTTCTGAAAGGACATCTGGCTACCTCCGAAGAAAAGGCCAACCGAGGTGGTGCAAATGGTGACACTTGCGCCAGTTGCAGCTTGTCTCTACCAGAAAATGTCAGCAAACAGCTACCTCCCGGTGCCCCTGGAAGTCGCGACGCCAAAGGCAATTCCACTAGCCCGGTACTCCGTTCGCGTGAGCTTGTCTACTCATGTGGCAGCAACCATACAGAGTTGGATGATGAGACCGATTATCACACCCATGCGTCTCCTCCCGACTCAATTCACTCGGCCTCGGTTGCCTCTGATGCTTCATGCCACACTCACATCCACACCTATCTCTCTCAGCGCGGCCCGCCTAATCCTGCTGACTATGCACTCCTCCGACGCTCCTCCATTCGCACCCTAAGCTGCGAGCTCTTGCCCCGCGGACTTTCCTCCGGCCCCATCTGCTTCGGCGACGGAGTCGCTGGGTATACAATTGCCTACATTTTCCGTCTTCCAGATCCCATGGCCCGCGGTAAGCGACGTAGCTATGCACTGGTCGCACTGGCGGGGCGCGATGCCGGAAGAGCTTTCCGCGCATGCCCCATCATCTGGCGTGCATTTGGTCGCATCGCAACCAGCATTGTCCTTGCTGCGGAACGCTTTCAGGAAGACGAGAAGACCCGCGACGAGCAGTATAACCCGGGAAGACAGCCCGGCCGCCAGTACCCTCCCATCTCATCCTTCCTCACTGGCCGGGGTATGGACCCGGCAGGTCGGCGTGCAGCTGGCCAGATTCGTGCCCGTAATTTGGCCGAAATTGTCGGCAATGAGTACATCTTTACCGAACTACATGCTCATTTCGTCGCACTTCTGCAACAGCTGGGCTCCATGTTTGGCGGAATCCCTCTTAACGAAGAACGCTTTGTCTGCAGCACTGTGGGTGACGAAGAAAGCGGCAGTCCTTCTCAGCCAGTACTCGTCTCCAAGGCAAGCCAGCTAAAGGACGACCAGAAGTATGACGGCAATGACATCGACATGTCGAACCTTGAAATTTCCGCGGGACCCAAGGCGATCCCCATTGCGCCTCGCCGGCCCGTCATGGCTTGA
- a CDS encoding Eukaryotic translation initiation factor 3 subunit EifCk, putative, translating to MVAFDKCKTRPAHIEAILNGLDRYNPETTTVFQDYVSQQCEDRSFDCYANLALLKLFQFNPHLIQPDTVTNILVKALTVFPSPAFSLCLALLPTNTQPFPTTAEAQSASQTSDFVESVQKLARLSTLLESAQYAQFWSTLNSDDLYADLTADVAGFEELVRIRIAVEVGNTFRSITAENLESWLDVRSRDALDKFVVDVCGWKVDGAVIRVPTNKENEARSEVKSEHVGIEQFGRVIRRGFELPA from the exons ATGGTCGCCTTCGACAAGTGTAAGACCCGGCCGGCCCATATTGAGGCCATCCTTAATGGCCTCGACCGGTACAACCCCGAGACCACCACCGTCTTCCAGGACTATGTCTCTCAGCAGTGCGAGGACCGGTCATTCGATTGTTACGCCAACTTGGCCCTGTTGAAGCT CTTCCAGTTCAACCCCCACCTTATCCAACCCGATACCGTGACCAACATCCTGGTCAAGGCCCTGACCGTGTTCCCCTCGCCCGCCTTCTCGCTCTGCCTCGCGCTGCTCCCAACAAACACCCAGCCCTTCCCCACCACCGCCGAGGCTCAGTCCGCCTCGCAGACCTCCGATTTCGTCGAGTCTGTTCAGAAGCTCGCCCGCCTGTCCACCCTCCTCGAGTCCGCCCAGTACGCTCAATTCTGGTCCACCCTGAACTCGGACGACCTGTACGCCGACCTGACCGCCGATGTGGCTGGCTTCGAGGAGCTCGTCCGTATCCGCATCGCCGTCGAGGTCGGCAACACCTTCCGCTCCATCACCGCCGAGAACCTCGAGTCCTGGCTGGATGTCCGCAGCCGTGATGCGCTCGACAAATTTGTCGTTGACGTCTGCGGCTGGAAGGTTGATGGCGCCGTCATCCGCGTTCCTACCAACAAGGAGAACGAGGCCCGCTCCGAGGTCAAGAGCGAGCACGTCGGCATCGAACAGTTCGGTCGCGTCATCCGTCGTGGCTTCGAATTGCCCGCATAA
- a CDS encoding Prenylcysteine lyase, putative encodes MRAFMPRHVHLFLYSVLAILLGSFGNAAEQEQLRGTVSAAPKRVAIIGAGAGGSFAAYQLRKLADEADIPVNITVYERESFVGGRSTTVNVFDDPAYPIELGASIFVQINYNLVNASRDFGLTVSSADYARPKEADESIGIWDGSQFVFTLNNSYSWWNIGRLFWRYGLAPLHTQNLVKRIVSRFIRLYEEPLFPFESLTEAVVAADLIDATALSGDTFLQANSVDSLFAREIIQTSTRVNYGQNLQLIHGLESIVCMATEGAVSIEGGNWRIFDGALRASGANVKVNTTATEISRGDDGSVRVSSKLNTATDSEHEAFDEVVIAGPLQYSGLSVSPPLEYTPDEIPYVNLHVTLFASPHRISPEYFGLKGSNARAPETILTTLPEGLDLGSNPDGVGPSSFWSISTLRKVDHQYVYKIFSPKRLTAEFIAQILGLESETVGGNTTIGDLSIGDISWCHEKLWNPYPLLYPRVTFEETLLAPGVWYTGGIESFISTMETSALMGRNVATLMFQSWQKKQDQTDNDASSRDGEL; translated from the exons ATGCGGGCTTTTATGCCACGACATGTCCATCTCTTCCTGTACTCCGTCTTGGCCATCTTGCTCGGCTCATTTGGCAATGCAGCAGAACAAGAGCAACTGCGAGGGACCGTTAGTGCAGCCCCCAAGCGAGTGGCAATAATTG GCGCTGGAGCCGGAGGCTCGTTTGCTGCTTATCAGCTGCGCAAGCTCGCAGATGAAGCCGACATCCCAGTCAATATTACAGTCTATGAGCGTGAATCATTTGTTGGCGGCCGCTCAACAACAGTCAATGTATTCGATGACCCAGCATACCCCATTGAACTAGGCGCTTCCATTTTTGTCCAAATCAACTACAACCTGGTCAACGCTTCCCGTGACTTCGGTCTGACGGTCAGTAGTGCTGACTATGCACGGCCTAAGGAGGCCGATGAGAGTATTGGGATCTGGGATGGGAGCCAGTTTGTTTTCACGTTGAATAATTCGTATAGCTGGTGGAATATCGGCCGGCTCTTCTGGCGGTATGGACTGGCACCACTACATACCCAAAATCTGGTGAAACGGATTGTTAGCAGGTTTATCCGCCTTTATGAAGAGCCCTTGTTCCCTTTCGAGTCTCTTACTGAGGCGGTTGTTGCGGCTGACTTAATTGATGCTACTGCATTATCTGGCGACACATTTCTCCAGGCAAATAGTGTTGACTCGCTATTTGCGAGGGAGATCATCCAAACAAGCACTCGAGTGAATTATGGTCAGAACCTACAGCTGATCCATGGCTTGGAATCAATCGTTTGTATGGCCACGGAGGGAGCGGTTTCCATTGAGGGCGGAAATTGGCGCATTTTCGATGGCGCGCTGAGAGCGTCGGGAGCGAATGTCAAAGTAAATACCACTGCCACTGAGATTTCCCGCGGTGATGATGGGAGTGTGCGAGTCTCCTCAAAGCTAAACACCGCTACCGACTCAGAGCACGAAGCATTTGACGAAGTTGTCATTGCTGGTCCTTTGCAATACTCGGGTCTCTCCGTCTCCCCTCCCTTGGAGTACACCCCAGATGAGATTCCATACGTTAATCTGCACGTTACACTATTTGCATCCCCGCACCGCATCTCACCAGAATATTTTGGCCTGAAGGGTTCAAATGCTCGAGCGCCTGAAACGATTCTGACCACTTTGCCCGAGGGCCTTGATCTGGGCTCGAACCCAGATGGTGTTGGGCCCAGCAGCTTCTGGAGTATCAGTACACTTCGAAAAGTGGATCATCAATACGTTTACAAAATCTTCTCGCCAAAGCGGCTCACGGCTGAATTCATTGCCCAGATTCTGGGGCTAGAGAGTGAGACTGTGGGGGGCAATACAACCATTGGAGACCTTTCGATAGGTGATATCAGCTGGTGCCACGAGAAGCTATGGAATCCATACCCTCTTTTGTATCCCCGTGTAACATTTGAGGAGACTCTTCTGGCTCCGGGAGTGTGGTACACAGGTGGCATCGAGAGTTTCATCTCAACAATGGAGACTAGTGCGCTGATGGGCCGGAACGTGGCAACTCTCATGTTCCAGTCGTGGCAGAAGAAACAAGATCAGACGGACAATGACGCCTCATCCAGGGACGGAGAGCTTTAA
- a CDS encoding Programmed cell death protein 2, C-terminal, which translates to MDPYDSDSSVDEDFTDTGVLLGYAAEDVVEDVISHLGGWPKWLDEASPAPGDFANCKVCNSPMLLLLELHGDLPDHFPTDERRLYLFGCPRKPCNRKPGSIRAFRAARKVTIGEQKKQVEAKTEEIKPVAPEKPKQDLGASLFGATNLTSNISSNQNPFSSTSGPIPAGSNPFATPVQATPPTAEKPAVSTNTLASSFADKVRISSPPPSVATKKTPESSTPVPWPAQSAFPAPYNNFYLDAEYETLSRPSSPTVPDNVQIEPMEEDGAGGAELKDTFESELDKDFMKFSMRLEHNPEQVLRYEFRGTPLLYSTGDEVGARLHAHNAPGAKVTTLGAGSIPACEYCGSQRVFEFQIVPHAITMLEEGRPGVGLGKDDAGMEWGTIIMGVCGNNCTPPELGVTGWREEWAGVQWEELR; encoded by the exons ATGGATCCCTATGATAGTGACTCCAGTGTCGATGAAGATTTCACCGATACTGGTGTGCTTCTCGGCTATGCCGCCGAGGATGTCGTCGAGGATGTAATCAGCCATCTTGGAGGCTGGCCG aAATGGCTCGATGAAGCCTCCCCAGCGCCTGGCGATTTCGCCAATTGCAAAGTCTGCAATAGCCCAATGCTCCTCCTTCTCGAATTGCACGGTGACCTGCCCGATCACTTCCCGACCGATGAACGACGCCTATACCTATTTGGttgccccagaaaaccctGCAACCGCAAGCCAGGCAGTATCAGAGCATTCCGTGCAGCGCGCAAGGTCACTATCGGcgaacaaaaaaaacaagttGAAGCGAAAACAGAGGAGATCAAGCCCGTCGCACCAGAAAAACCCAAGCAGGACCTAGGAGCGAGCCTGTTTGGCGCAACCAACTTGACAAGCAACATCTCCTCGAACCAGAACCCCTTCTCATCCACTTCGGGTCCAATACCCGCAGGAAGCAATCCCTTCGCAACACCGGTCCAGGCAACACCACCTACAGCCGAGAAGCCCGCCGTGTCCACAAACACCTTGGCCTCATCTTTCGCCGACAAAGTGCGCATCTCTTCGCCGCCTCCTTCAGTCGCGACAAAGAAAACCCCGGAATCAAGCACACCGGTGCCGTGGCCTGCGCAGTCTGCCTTCCCTGCGccatacaacaatttctaCCTAGACGCAGAATACGAGACTCTCTCGCGGCCGTCTTCGCCCACAGTGCCGGATAATGTGCAGATCGAACCAATGGAGGAAGACGGCGCTGGCGGCGCCGAGCTTAAGGATACCTTCGAGTCCGAGCTCGACAAAGACTTCATGAAGTTTTCGATGCGCCTCGAGCACAACCCGGAGCAGGTGCTGCGGTATGAGTTCCGCGGGACGCCGCTGCTGTACTCGACTGGTGATGAGGTCGGTGCCCGGTTGCATGCTCACAATGCCCCTGGCGCCAAGGTCACCACACTCGGTGCGGGGAGCATCCCGGCTTGTGAGTACTGTGGAAGTCAGCGTGTGTTCGAGTTCCAGATTGTGCCGCACGCTATTACCATGCTTGAAGAGGGACGTCCTGGTGTTGGGCTTGGGAAGGATGATGCAGGCATGGAGTGGGGCACTATCATTATGGGGGTTTGTGGGAACAACTGTACGCCCCCGGAATTGGGTGTTACTGGGTGGCGGGAGGAATGGGCTGGTGTGCAGTGGGAGGAGTTGAGATAG